One window of the Salvelinus fontinalis isolate EN_2023a chromosome 2, ASM2944872v1, whole genome shotgun sequence genome contains the following:
- the LOC129822062 gene encoding ubiquitin-conjugating enzyme E2 G1 — translation MTEPQAALLLRRQLAELNKNPVEGFSAGLIDDNDLYRWEVLIIGPPDTCYEGGVFKAHLTFPKDYPLRPPKMKFITDLWHPNVDKNGDVCISILHEPGEDKYGYEKPEERWLPIHTVETIMISVISMLADPNGDSPANVDAAKEWREDRHGEFKRKVARCVRKSQETAFE, via the exons AGCTGAATAAGAACCCAGTGGAAGGATTCTCAGCAGGCTTGATAGACGATAATGACCTCTACAGATGGGAAGTCTTAATCATCGGCCCACCAGACACATGCTA TGAAGGCGGTGTGTTTAAAGCACATCTCACGTTTCCCAAAGACTACCCTCTCAGGCCACCTAAAATGAAATTTATCACAGATTTATGGCACCCTAATG TTGACAAGAACGGTGACGTATGTATATCTATTTTGCACGAGCCTGGTGAAGATAAGTACGGCTATGAGAAGCCTGAGGAGCGCTGGCTGCCCATCCACACAGTGGAAACCATTATGATTAGTGTTATTTCCATGTTGGCGGACCCTAACGGAGACTCGCCTGCCAATGTTGACGCTGCA AAAGAGTGGAGGGAAGACCGACATGGGGAATTCAAAAGGAAAGTGGCCCGTTGTGTAAGAAAGAGCCAAGAGACTGCCTTCGAGTGA